A region of the Haematobia irritans isolate KBUSLIRL chromosome 5, ASM5000362v1, whole genome shotgun sequence genome:
ttgtaacggttgatttggcaacttttagcgatttgccagctttgcgttcgagtagctcggattttcgcgatgcgcgagcaaaattttgatacgcggctcttcttgcttggacggcattttgacaactgaagagtgaattccaaaatctaaataggagcaacattctacacatacacagaaaaaatatcaccaaaatatttccaattaaaaagttaattgaagttgaaaaaaatttcaattaataaattaattgatacaattaactttttaatcaagatagaaatattaatcaattaagtcgatgattgaaaatttaaaaatttttaattaaaacattaattgatacaattaactttttaatcaaattcggaagactaagtcagttaaagaaagtgatgaatatttttttaacttttaattaaaactgtatttcaaacaatcaattgttaatccaaataaaaaccaattgagaaaataattgaaaatagttacatttcttaattaaaaaattaattgagttttgcaatcaacatcaattaaatttttaattgaatcaattaaaaaattaattgaaatttgctaatgaaatcaattaatattttaatcaatatttttttctatgaccaattaaaactgtgattgatactatcagtttcgtgattgaagacatttcaattaaaaaattaattggatcaattaatttcgtgattgaatccgaaaaattttttttttttgtgtgtacacaccttcaaaatgaggggtgttcaggtttttaaaatgcaaattgaaagaaatacgtcaagtttatattgaccaaattttaaccgtatcaccctttaaatgcaccagttttactttgaattttaaattaaaatttttctaagctCGATgcctttttgttaaatatttttcccAAATCTGGGGCTCGGAAAAACCATTTGGTAAGTAGCACgcatcaaaaaattattaaaattcagTGCAAAAATGGTGGGCATCATGAGGCGCATTTCCATCTCGGTAGCTACGTCAATTGTCGTATTCGGCGTTCGGAAAACCCAGGAGCTATTGTTGAAAGGCCTCTCCCTTCTTAACGTGTATTTGTTTGCTTCAGCTTATGGTCCGGCGGGGTTATTAGGCTTTAGTTTTTCGAAAATATAAAACACACATATGAAATTtggttatgcaaaatttcatgaaaagtaaatatattttgaaaccctcagacatATCACTAGCATTAACCAGAGgcgataaaccaccgctgaaaaatgttCAGTGTTCGAAACTGGGAACCGGCGATCCTTTGTATGCAGGACGGgcaagctaaccattgcataTGCAAAATATGCAATGAAAGCGTCGACTTtttgattttctaaaatttttgaagttaaGTTTTGCAAAAGCCAATCTTGCGAAGTTTTCACACTTTCAAAATCCATCTTATAGTATTCAaaactaaaatacgattttacatttgaatttgaattacgACACTTCACCCACTTCAACCAAGATTTACACCCACTACTTACATCCATATTATAATCCCACAATTGACGTGAATCATTGGAACACATGGCCAATTGGACATTTGAAGTCGTTGCATTGCGAttcttcaacattttaatgGTACTCTGTTTAGGCTCACTGTAGGTTAAGCAGACATTGTTATTTGTCATGATCTTGCCACCTGGCGTAATGACAAATATGTCCATAGTTTGTGAATGGGCATTACAATCTCCAACTGTTATTGGCTGGGCGGAAGTACGAGGAGCATCCTCTTTGGCCGGTCTCAGACATTTATCTCTATCCAAATCAATAAGATTCATCAGTTGATCGCTCATATTCTCAACTTCTTCAAATATACGTGGCCATTCTCGCGAAATCAAACGACCtggaatatttttcatatgtttcgaaaaTGCTTGAGAACATTCTGTTTCCCCATCGAGCCaaataattttgccaaagaaaCGATCAGGAGTTGGGAAGAAATGTTCTGGCCACACATTCTTTAGGTACCAAGAGAATGGTTTGCACTGCAATTTCTCCCTAAGGGCCACACGATTACTAACATCAATCTCTTTTGGTGTTTGCAATGAGAGGCCAGACGTGTAAAGCAATGTGAAATATTGCCATTCATCCATCCATACCACCGCAGCACGAGCTAAATTATGTCCAAGAACTTCACTCATTCCACCGGGGAATGTGTAAGGCGTACTACTGCGAAATACATGACCAACATGGGAGCATGGACTAATTTCTATAGTGCCGCCACATTGCCAAATTCGGAAAGACATTTCCACATTTTCTCCTCCCCAAATCTGAAAagagcaaaaatttaataaaatgccattTTGTCTACATAAATATAAGATTGACCTTCATTTCTTCATCATAAGCTCCGATTTCGTAAAAATATTTGCGATCTATGGCAAATAGGCCACCGGCCATACCGGGTGTTGGTGTGGGTCTCGTGGGATGTTGTCTTAATGTGCCACGCTCTGTGGCAAACCAACGGAAACTCAATTGCCAGTTGAATGCTCCCCAATGattttcaaatgtcttggtatagcTAAAGTTATCATCCGATATTATATCGATAACGGGACATATAACGGTGGTGCGGGACTCTTTAATACGATGTATTAAGGGTTCCAACCAACCCCTGGAACATTCACAATGAGCATCCAAGAATGTTAGCACATCACCTCGGGCATGTTTTGCCCCCATTAAACGAGCCGGTACAAGTCCACCTCTAGTTGGCATGCGGAAAATTCTGGTGGGTACACTGAGAACTCTAACATAGCTATCTAATTGCTTTTTCAAATATgctgaaaaatttgcaaaaagaaGTTAAAGATCAGTTTTAGCATTTAGATTTTATTCCATAAATATGAAAGCACTTACATCGATCACTGGCATCATCAACCAATATAATTTCTTTCAGGAGTCGTCTGGGTGTACGGTTTATAACACTGGTAATTGTTCGCAGCAGTACGGACCAAGCCTCATTGTGGAATACTATAATAATGGAAGCTGTTGGCATTTCTTCGATATTATATTTCTCATCGCGGCATCTGGAATAAAAAGGAACATACATTTTAGATTTCCAAGAGAGAAGAGAAGGCCATTTTGCAATAGCATACATGCttctaaaaaatgtattaaactgAAATGTGTGCATTGCATCATTTTCGAATatgattttatacattttatagatataattaaattatcccaatttttgatattttttgagtTGACTTTGAGTTGACAAAAGGTTTTGCTTTAGATTTCGTCTAATTTCTACAAAGTTGTTAGaagacatatactaacatcacgtaccaaattttgaacCGGAGCGgacgaaatttgttttttcagtAGGTTCTAGAAGTTAAATATGGCAATcgtttgccttttatatttcggaattagataacaaaaccaaataattataatcgaaaatcgctttattgttttcaaaatattccccattaagatctatagaCATTTGCATGCGTTTGTagaagcacttttgccactctgattaaGGTATTAccttcaggtgtcgaaaaatgttgatctctcattttattttttacgtacgggaatagaaagaagtcattcggtgccatgttaggtggcaacccgatgtatcaggctcacttagactattcagtccattgtgataccacattggtgaacttctctcttttcactgtgtgctgcccgattccatgttaagctcaaagacaagggacttcctttttatagtcgagtccggacgacgttccacattgcagtgaaaccacttagagaagctttgaaaccctcagaaatgtcaccagcattactgaggtgggataatccaccgctgaaaaactttttgatgttcggtcgaagcaggaatcgaacccacgaccttgtgtatgcaaggagccaccgtggcacCGGGAGCCTgggcacggtggctcccaggctCCCGGTGCCATGTCAGGATAAAACAAGAAATCATTGTTTTGAGTgctaaaaaatgcaattttttgagcCGATGTGTGAGAGTTGGCATTGTTGTAACGAATACAACTCGCAAAGAAATGGTTAtataatagaggtgtgcacgtgacacgaaattgtcgtgactgacgaaaattttcgtgattcacgctgacggcaacggcgtgagtgtgcgtgagcgtgattaaccaaccaaatgtcgtgcgtgagtcacgaaaataatatcttcgtgagtgtgcgtgagtaacgaatttcggaaaataaTTCCgcgtacgaacataaaatgcttacgagttgaattcatttataattttagtgacaccctaggtgtaaagagttttataacactctcgattttattcatactcatgttttcaatcaggttctataggtaaattactcataaaattattcgtgagtcacgaggtttttcgtgtgtcacgacatttttcgtgagtcacgacatttaaaagattttcgtgcgtgagtacaaattttcttttcgtgagcgtgtgtcctaccaaaaaatatcgtgcgtgagtgtgcgtgaataagatttctccgtcgggagtgtgcgtgagcaaaatattactcacgtgcacacctctattataTAACTCAAAATTGATTGCGacatgttcgtttttttttttgttttgatgtgTTTCGTGAGcgagcaacttttgttggaGTTGACTGATCTTGAAATAACCACTATCGGGCTCATGCGCGTAAATCCACTATGTCATAGGCGTGTTTCGATTTTGGAGCGATCGACAAATTGTGATGGTCGtggtatctcacaaactaattgacttacagacgtcaaattttgacacgaatcatttgaaggttggtactatataaaaataatatgcatttaatactagcgacgccatcaatgtgtcagaccggggacttatcagccaacctgttacggtcccagaagccagagttttacaccaatttggtttaaattttgcactaggagtacaattagtagtgtagtcaagtgtgccaaattcggttgaaatcggttcagatttagatatagctcccatatatagctttcgcccgatttacactcatatgaccacagaggccaattttttgctttgatttagttgaaatttcgcacagggagtagaatttgcattgtagctatgcgtgccaaatttggttgaaatcggttcagatttagatataacatatctcccatatatagctttcaaccgatttacactcatatgaccacagaggccaatttttaactccgatttagttgaaattttgcacagggagtagaatttgcattgtagctatgtgtgccaaatttggttgaaatcggttcagatttagatatagctcctatatatatatttttccgattttgacaaaaatggtcaaaataccaactttttccttgtaaaatcgccactgcttagtcgaaaagttgtaaaaattactctaattttactaaacttctaatacatatgtatcgagcgataaatcataaataaacttttgcgaagtttcttaaaattgcttcagatttaaatgtttcccatatttttttactaacattgtgttccaccctagtgcattagccgacttaaattttgagtctatagattttgtagaagtctgtcaaattcagtccagatcgagtgacatttaaatgtatgtatttgggacaaacctttatatatagccctcaacacatttgacggatcgaaaatttagatctacaaagtggtgcagggtataatatagtcggctccgcccgactttagactttccttacttgtttattgatGACAATATGAGCTGCATGCTTTTATTCCAAACAAACTTACAGCGAAATCCAAATGGCAAAACAAAGGGTTGTCTAAAGTTTCGTTggaaggaaataatatttttgttttgtgtatataaaaatttttctgttttattttcgGCAAGCATGACTTAAATCGAAACAACATACTTGGTagcatttgcaacaaaaaatattgctttGCCTTTTTAGCAAATAAAAAAGGCTGAGAAAGCTACAAGTTTTACCGTAATTACTGTACGCAAAAAAAACGACTTTTGGATGGATCGAAATTGTATACCAAAGATGCCTTCTTTTCGTTGCCACaaacaaagatttatttgtCGTCAAAGAGACAACTTATCCAAGAGAAGAAACCTTGTTTGGTCTAAAATATCATTTCGGAGGAAGGtattattttttgagtgtatctttTTGTTTTGACGATGCAATTGTCTTTATTGTCATGGTAAAAGGACTTACGTACTCTTTACACTACTAAAAGTCCATTAATAGAATTATATTTGTTGGAAGACAACGATGATAAAtataatacaaaattaaattatttcaatatagaaaaaatCGATATATCAGTTATATGATACCATATTAACTTATTAATGAGAGTACAACAAATTAATATCGCTTTTACGACCTTAACAGATAAATGTGTATggcaataaaactaaatgagCCACTCAGCATCACCATTCAATTGAAAATGAAGTGATCTTTTGGCCAAACCAGAAATTGGTgaactaaatattttaaaaatggatTAGTTGCCTATGGCTGGAGGCCAAAATTGTGTTtaggctaattttttttttttttataaatggtaacgacaaattttgtatttggTATTGGaagcattttattatttatggtTTCCGTCTGCCTGCACTTCTTCAGACTGGTTTTTGTAAACACGTAAATCTATTgtgtaaaacaaaattattttatttcgttttggttTTTGGAAACAAATCATTGCAGGCCAACCCCAGCATAAAATGAAGCATCATCACTGGCTTTCCTAGACTTCCTAAACAATTAAACCCAATTAAGAGTGAGGCGATACTTTGAATATAATGGAAtcataataatttacaaaaaaaaaaaaaaaaaacaaatgaaaacgaTACCATAGATGCTTAATAGGATTAATggcaattttgttattgttaacaACAACATAATAGGTTTAAAAGTTTACAAATtattaacaaacacaaacaacaaTGCCAAACAAAATAGAGAGAATAACAAATGTACTATTCCAGAAAGTAATGACTTTTGCGAGTCAGTTGTTTTTGCCACATCTATATTTCCTTTGTCTGAATTGGACACTGGGCTTAGAAATTCTACAACAAATTGTGATGAGCTTAATTAAGCTGCCAGTTGCAGCTCAATAGAATCGACTGTAATTAACTAAACAA
Encoded here:
- the Pgant3 gene encoding polypeptide N-Acetylgalactosaminyltransferase 3 isoform X2; the protein is MTADDYNINLFNPISGEGAEGRPVIIPSRDRFRMQRFFRLNSFNILASDRIPLNRTLKDYRTRECRDEKYNIEEMPTASIIIVFHNEAWSVLLRTITSVINRTPRRLLKEIILVDDASDRSYLKKQLDSYVRVLSVPTRIFRMPTRGGLVPARLMGAKHARGDVLTFLDAHCECSRGWLEPLIHRIKESRTTVICPVIDIISDDNFSYTKTFENHWGAFNWQLSFRWFATERGTLRQHPTRPTPTPGMAGGLFAIDRKYFYEIGAYDEEMKIWGGENVEMSFRIWQCGGTIEISPCSHVGHVFRSSTPYTFPGGMSEVLGHNLARAAVVWMDEWQYFTLLYTSGLSLQTPKEIDVSNRVALREKLQCKPFSWYLKNVWPEHFFPTPDRFFGKIIWLDGETECSQAFSKHMKNIPGRLISREWPRIFEEVENMSDQLMNLIDLDRDKCLRPAKEDAPRTSAQPITVGDCNAHSQTMDIFVITPGGKIMTNNNVCLTYSEPKQSTIKMLKNRNATTSNVQLAMCSNDSRQLWDYNMDTQHISHRDNKLCLTLKAALSARTQKSEKVVVAIECNFKDITQKWGFVPLPWRL
- the Pgant3 gene encoding polypeptide N-Acetylgalactosaminyltransferase 3 isoform X1, whose product is MGLRFQQLKKLWLLYLFLLFFAFFMFAFSINLYVTSMQSVNQEQLQPKPPPKRRSVWPIKDVVAHYIGKGDIFGNMTADDYNINLFNPISGEGAEGRPVIIPSRDRFRMQRFFRLNSFNILASDRIPLNRTLKDYRTRECRDEKYNIEEMPTASIIIVFHNEAWSVLLRTITSVINRTPRRLLKEIILVDDASDRSYLKKQLDSYVRVLSVPTRIFRMPTRGGLVPARLMGAKHARGDVLTFLDAHCECSRGWLEPLIHRIKESRTTVICPVIDIISDDNFSYTKTFENHWGAFNWQLSFRWFATERGTLRQHPTRPTPTPGMAGGLFAIDRKYFYEIGAYDEEMKIWGGENVEMSFRIWQCGGTIEISPCSHVGHVFRSSTPYTFPGGMSEVLGHNLARAAVVWMDEWQYFTLLYTSGLSLQTPKEIDVSNRVALREKLQCKPFSWYLKNVWPEHFFPTPDRFFGKIIWLDGETECSQAFSKHMKNIPGRLISREWPRIFEEVENMSDQLMNLIDLDRDKCLRPAKEDAPRTSAQPITVGDCNAHSQTMDIFVITPGGKIMTNNNVCLTYSEPKQSTIKMLKNRNATTSNVQLAMCSNDSRQLWDYNMDTQHISHRDNKLCLTLKAALSARTQKSEKVVVAIECNFKDITQKWGFVPLPWRL